From Butyricimonas paravirosa, one genomic window encodes:
- a CDS encoding DUF349 domain-containing protein has product MEQENLQQAEELNNNEPISPDTLNDETQEEVSVQGQPTPIEKAPEKEVPAWDFSSFNTDEIISHMKSLIDDFPVQRLKVLDSLPQVFEAQYQKEYDKALADFTKDGSPAEAFDYQDNSKERFYSVYRTYREKKSEYYKKLEGEKEQNLKEKLQIIEELKDLIQHEESLNKTYQDFRNLQDRWRNTGMVPQAQASDLLETYHHHVENFFNYIKINKELRDLDLKKNLDAKNALIEQANALLEDNNIGNAFRQLQSLHSQWKEIGPVAKEVQEETWNRFKEVTDKINSAYHRFFDNLREEQDNNLKIKEEICVKLENYASVSFEKLSEWNVATDTVLALQTEWKHAGTIPIKERNRLYKRYRAACDAFFERKRQYFQEIQTLQNKNLTKKIELCEKVEALKDSTDWATTTKKIIEYQKEWKTIGPVSKKVSNKIWNRFRSACDHFFDRKSAQFKHVSSDQEKNLELKRELIEEVRNFKLTGNNDDDIEALKAFQTRWAEIGFVPIKEKETVQNEFRKLINDHFDQLDIDEFEKNIERFKSKINTFDNSDDKDSKIIQEREKLVNKIKQLETDLHAWENNIGFFSKSSNSESLVKEFSNKIESARHKLALMQEKLRLIDGMI; this is encoded by the coding sequence ATGGAGCAAGAAAACTTACAACAAGCCGAAGAGTTGAATAACAACGAGCCAATTTCTCCGGATACTTTAAATGATGAAACACAAGAAGAGGTTTCAGTTCAGGGTCAACCTACACCGATAGAGAAAGCCCCCGAAAAGGAAGTTCCGGCATGGGATTTCTCCAGTTTTAACACGGACGAGATTATTTCTCACATGAAGTCTTTAATCGACGATTTCCCCGTGCAACGCCTGAAGGTGCTGGATTCCCTACCCCAAGTTTTCGAGGCCCAGTACCAAAAAGAATACGATAAAGCATTAGCCGATTTTACCAAAGACGGGAGTCCGGCTGAGGCATTCGACTATCAGGACAATTCTAAAGAACGCTTTTATAGCGTGTACAGAACTTACCGGGAGAAAAAATCGGAATATTACAAAAAACTGGAAGGAGAGAAAGAACAGAACTTGAAAGAAAAACTCCAGATTATCGAGGAGTTAAAAGATCTGATTCAACACGAGGAATCACTGAACAAAACATACCAAGATTTCAGAAATTTGCAAGACAGATGGAGAAACACGGGTATGGTTCCGCAAGCTCAAGCAAGTGATTTGCTGGAAACGTATCACCATCACGTGGAGAACTTCTTCAATTATATCAAAATTAACAAGGAGTTGCGGGATCTTGATCTGAAAAAAAACCTAGATGCCAAGAATGCCTTGATTGAACAAGCCAACGCTTTACTCGAAGACAATAACATCGGGAATGCCTTTCGACAACTGCAATCACTCCATTCGCAATGGAAAGAGATCGGACCGGTTGCCAAAGAAGTTCAAGAAGAAACCTGGAACCGATTCAAAGAAGTGACGGACAAGATCAACAGCGCTTACCACCGTTTCTTTGACAACCTCCGGGAAGAACAGGACAACAACTTGAAAATCAAAGAAGAGATTTGCGTGAAACTGGAAAATTACGCATCTGTTTCCTTCGAAAAACTCTCCGAATGGAACGTGGCCACGGATACCGTTCTTGCCCTGCAAACCGAATGGAAACATGCCGGGACAATTCCGATCAAGGAGCGTAATCGCCTGTATAAACGTTACCGGGCTGCTTGCGATGCTTTCTTCGAGAGAAAACGTCAATACTTCCAGGAAATACAGACCTTGCAGAATAAAAACCTGACCAAGAAAATAGAACTTTGCGAGAAAGTCGAAGCGTTAAAGGATAGTACGGATTGGGCTACGACCACGAAGAAAATCATCGAGTACCAAAAAGAATGGAAAACAATCGGCCCCGTATCCAAAAAAGTATCCAACAAGATATGGAACCGTTTCCGGTCTGCCTGTGACCATTTCTTCGATCGAAAATCAGCTCAATTCAAACATGTCTCTTCCGATCAGGAAAAGAATCTTGAACTGAAACGAGAACTGATCGAAGAAGTACGCAATTTCAAATTGACCGGTAATAACGATGATGACATCGAAGCATTGAAAGCCTTCCAAACCCGCTGGGCTGAAATCGGATTTGTTCCGATCAAAGAAAAAGAAACCGTTCAAAACGAATTCCGTAAACTAATCAACGATCACTTTGATCAGCTTGACATCGACGAATTCGAGAAAAACATCGAACGATTCAAGTCCAAAATCAACACGTTCGACAACAGTGATGACAAGGACAGCAAGATCATTCAAGAAAGAGAAAAATTAGTCAACAAGATCAAGCAACTGGAAACAGACCTTCACGCTTGGGAAAACAATATTGGATTCTTCTCCAAATCAAGCAATTCCGAGAGTCTGGTCAAAGAATTTTCCAACAAGATCGAGAGCGCTCGCCACAAACTGGCATTAATGCAAGAAAAGCTGAGACTCATCGATGGCATGATTTAA
- the yidC gene encoding membrane protein insertase YidC codes for MDRNTITGLVVIALILIGYSYFMSPSKEELKAMHVRDSIARVEAQRAAALEKERQADFAAQQQNTETQQAGTEAIFKQDSLPVEQYTLENNKIKLHINTKGGCIDYVDLKGYRTHDSLPLILWKDHKSSMGLNFYARNKQINTADLVFVPNTSQKELNAEGAEQVLTMRAYVDENKYLEFEYKLAPDSYMVDFNINTYNLNDVIASNTNFLTLYWGVDMPQLEKSRDFESRYTGVYYNFSNNDVEHLSLTGDEKVDLPTSVKWVAYKQQFFSSVLIAKESFPNVLVSTANNTNPGFLKTADAEISLPYSGKAIEKYDMRFFFGPNSYPVLREYGKDIELPQLINLGWKWIAWFNRYVVIPIFNFLESHVTLNYGLIILLLTLIIKLVLFPLTYKSYMSQAKMRVLKPQIDEINKKIPADKAMERQQAVMKLYKKAGVNPMGGCLPMLLQMPILIALFYFFPGAIELRQKSFLWATDLASYDSIATLPFTIPFYGNHVSLFCLLMTITNILYMWYNSKNQPQNDQMKGMQTMMYIMPIMFLFIFNSYSSGLSYYYFIATLITIVQTWAIRKFVNDEKLLKQIELAKTKPVKKSKFQQKLEDMQRMQEQRMKQMPKKK; via the coding sequence ATGGATAGAAATACAATAACCGGTTTAGTAGTCATTGCGCTCATACTAATCGGCTACTCTTATTTCATGAGTCCTTCCAAAGAGGAACTGAAAGCCATGCATGTCCGGGACTCCATTGCACGGGTTGAAGCCCAACGGGCCGCTGCATTGGAGAAAGAACGTCAGGCAGATTTTGCAGCACAACAACAAAATACAGAAACGCAGCAAGCCGGAACAGAGGCCATCTTCAAACAAGATTCTCTGCCGGTAGAACAATACACCCTGGAAAATAATAAAATCAAATTACACATCAACACCAAAGGGGGATGCATTGACTATGTTGATCTAAAAGGATACCGCACACACGACTCTCTCCCGTTGATTCTGTGGAAAGACCACAAGAGTTCCATGGGCTTGAATTTCTACGCCCGGAACAAGCAAATCAACACGGCAGATCTGGTTTTCGTTCCAAACACGAGTCAAAAAGAACTGAATGCCGAGGGAGCTGAACAAGTACTCACGATGCGAGCTTACGTGGATGAAAATAAATACCTCGAATTCGAGTACAAATTAGCCCCGGATTCTTACATGGTTGATTTCAACATCAACACGTACAATCTGAATGACGTTATTGCCTCGAACACGAACTTTCTCACGCTATACTGGGGAGTGGATATGCCTCAACTTGAAAAAAGTAGAGACTTTGAAAGCCGCTATACCGGGGTGTACTACAACTTCTCAAACAATGATGTAGAACATCTTTCCCTGACCGGAGACGAGAAAGTAGACTTGCCGACGAGCGTGAAATGGGTGGCTTACAAACAGCAATTCTTCTCCTCCGTACTTATCGCAAAAGAGTCATTCCCGAACGTGTTGGTCTCCACGGCCAACAACACGAACCCGGGCTTTTTGAAAACGGCAGATGCTGAAATTTCATTACCTTACTCCGGGAAAGCCATTGAAAAATACGATATGCGTTTCTTTTTCGGTCCGAACTCCTATCCGGTCTTGAGAGAATACGGCAAAGATATTGAACTTCCCCAGTTGATTAACTTGGGTTGGAAATGGATCGCTTGGTTTAACCGTTACGTCGTAATTCCAATCTTCAACTTCTTGGAATCGCACGTGACCTTGAACTACGGTCTTATCATTTTACTGTTGACCCTGATCATTAAACTTGTTCTTTTCCCGCTGACTTACAAATCGTATATGTCACAGGCCAAGATGCGAGTTTTGAAACCGCAAATTGACGAGATCAACAAGAAAATCCCTGCCGATAAGGCCATGGAACGCCAGCAAGCCGTCATGAAATTGTACAAAAAGGCAGGAGTGAACCCCATGGGAGGATGTTTACCGATGCTTTTGCAGATGCCGATCTTGATCGCCCTCTTCTACTTCTTCCCCGGAGCCATCGAATTGCGCCAGAAGAGTTTCCTGTGGGCCACAGACTTGGCATCATACGATTCCATCGCCACGCTGCCCTTCACCATTCCGTTCTACGGAAACCATGTCAGCCTGTTCTGTTTGTTAATGACGATCACGAACATCTTGTATATGTGGTACAACAGTAAGAACCAACCGCAGAATGACCAGATGAAAGGAATGCAGACGATGATGTACATCATGCCGATCATGTTCCTGTTCATCTTCAACAGTTATTCATCCGGTTTGAGTTACTACTACTTCATCGCCACGTTGATCACGATTGTTCAGACTTGGGCTATCCGGAAATTCGTAAACGACGAGAAATTGTTGAAACAAATAGAACTAGCCAAAACGAAACCCGTGAAAAAATCCAAATTCCAACAGAAATTGGAAGATATGCAACGGATGCAGGAACAACGGATGAAACAAATGCCGAAAAAGAAATAA
- a CDS encoding lysophospholipid acyltransferase family protein has translation MFSYILYGFVWLISFLPFRVLYLVADLNYLLLYYVIHYRRKVVRTNLCNSFPEKSLREIKAIERKYYKHLADLSIELYKLWHMSEGSIRKRCVFKNTELPQSYFDEGKSVIGVLGHYGNWEWMSSYSLWETGADFLALYKPIRDKVTDRMMKQIRSRFGAVLVAKDDTLRVIARYRSENRLFLAGFIGDQTPNGRNLNFWTRFLNQDTPVLLGTERIARKYNIPVVSVRMRKVKRGYYEVEFVDVCANPSELPQGKLTEMHTRLLESFIQEEPEFWLWSHKRWKHKRVEN, from the coding sequence ATGTTTTCGTATATTCTGTATGGTTTTGTATGGTTGATTAGTTTTCTTCCGTTCCGGGTCCTTTATCTGGTGGCGGATTTGAACTATTTGTTGCTTTACTACGTGATTCATTATCGGCGTAAGGTTGTGAGGACGAATTTATGTAATTCTTTCCCGGAGAAAAGCTTGCGGGAGATCAAGGCGATTGAACGGAAATATTACAAGCATTTGGCTGATTTGTCTATCGAATTATATAAACTGTGGCACATGTCCGAGGGCTCGATCCGAAAACGTTGTGTGTTTAAAAACACGGAGTTACCGCAGTCGTATTTTGACGAGGGAAAGAGCGTGATCGGGGTGTTAGGGCATTATGGTAACTGGGAGTGGATGTCTTCCTACAGTTTGTGGGAAACAGGTGCGGATTTTCTGGCCTTGTATAAACCGATTCGTGATAAAGTGACGGATCGTATGATGAAACAAATCCGTTCAAGGTTCGGGGCGGTACTCGTGGCAAAGGATGACACGTTAAGGGTTATCGCTCGTTACCGTTCGGAGAATCGTTTGTTTCTGGCTGGTTTTATTGGTGATCAGACTCCTAACGGGCGTAATTTGAATTTCTGGACGCGCTTTTTAAATCAAGATACCCCGGTTCTACTCGGTACGGAACGGATAGCCCGGAAGTATAATATTCCGGTGGTTTCGGTGCGTATGCGTAAGGTGAAACGTGGGTATTACGAGGTCGAGTTCGTGGATGTGTGTGCCAACCCGTCCGAGTTACCCCAAGGGAAGTTGACGGAAATGCATACTCGATTGTTGGAATCTTTTATACAAGAAGAGCCGGAGTTTTGGTTGTGGTCGCATAAAAGATGGAAACATAAGAGAGTTGAAAACTAA
- a CDS encoding CTP synthase: MYIVSTKYVFVTGGVASSLGKGIIASSLAKLLQSRGYKVANQKLDPYINVDPGTLNPYEHGECYVTNDGAETDLDLGHYERFTNIPTSQANNITTGRIYQNVITKERRGDYLGKTVQIIPHITDEIKRNIKLLGAKGDYDVVITEIGGTVGDIESLPFIEAVRQLRWELGEKSVFIHLTLVPYLSASGELKTKPTQHSVKALLENGVQPDIIVLRTEHELGSDLRRKVALFCNVDPKAVIQSIDVDTIYKVPIKMREEKLDEIVLSQLGLPLKHEPDLESWERFLYKFKNYNRKVTIALVGKYVELHDAYKSIVESFIHAGAANDCKVNIKWVHSAHDINVENVCDIFKDVDGILVAPGFGQRGIEGKLLAIEYARTNNIPFLGICLGMQMAVIEYARNVLHLDGADSTEMAPKTKYPVIDLMESQKEVTDKGGTMRLGAYKCVLKEGSKAIEAYGTKDIEERHRHRYEFNGKYTEQFEQAGMITTGVNPDTGLTEIVEIPTHKWFVGTQFHPEYKSTVTNPHPLFVAFVKACLS; the protein is encoded by the coding sequence ATTTATATCGTGTCAACAAAATATGTTTTCGTTACGGGTGGAGTTGCTTCTTCTTTAGGAAAAGGAATTATTGCTTCCTCATTAGCAAAACTGCTTCAATCAAGAGGTTATAAAGTTGCAAACCAGAAATTGGACCCGTATATCAATGTCGATCCCGGAACCTTGAATCCTTATGAACACGGCGAATGTTACGTGACCAATGACGGGGCAGAAACCGATCTGGACTTGGGACACTATGAAAGGTTCACCAATATCCCGACGTCCCAGGCGAACAACATCACGACAGGGCGTATCTATCAAAACGTGATCACGAAAGAACGTCGCGGTGATTATCTAGGCAAAACAGTACAAATCATCCCGCATATCACGGATGAAATCAAACGAAATATAAAACTCCTCGGGGCAAAAGGGGATTACGACGTGGTAATCACGGAAATCGGGGGTACGGTAGGAGACATTGAATCCTTACCGTTCATCGAGGCCGTTCGCCAGTTACGCTGGGAGCTGGGCGAAAAATCCGTGTTCATCCATTTGACTTTGGTTCCCTACCTGAGTGCCTCAGGCGAGTTGAAAACCAAACCCACGCAGCACTCGGTTAAAGCCCTTCTCGAAAACGGGGTACAGCCGGACATCATCGTGTTGCGCACCGAACATGAACTGGGTTCTGATCTGAGAAGAAAAGTTGCTCTTTTCTGTAATGTTGACCCGAAAGCCGTTATCCAATCCATAGACGTTGACACGATTTACAAGGTACCGATCAAAATGCGGGAAGAAAAACTGGATGAAATCGTTCTTTCCCAGCTTGGATTACCTTTAAAACACGAACCGGACTTGGAATCATGGGAACGTTTCCTGTACAAATTCAAAAACTATAATCGCAAAGTCACCATCGCCCTCGTCGGGAAATACGTGGAGTTACACGATGCCTATAAATCTATCGTGGAATCATTTATCCACGCCGGGGCGGCTAACGATTGTAAGGTAAATATTAAATGGGTACACAGCGCACACGACATCAACGTGGAAAACGTATGTGACATATTCAAAGATGTTGACGGTATTCTCGTGGCTCCCGGATTCGGACAACGAGGAATTGAAGGAAAACTTCTTGCCATCGAATATGCCCGTACCAACAATATCCCTTTCCTGGGAATATGCCTGGGCATGCAAATGGCCGTTATCGAATACGCTCGTAACGTGCTGCACTTGGACGGAGCCGATTCCACGGAAATGGCCCCGAAAACCAAATACCCGGTCATCGACTTGATGGAGTCTCAGAAAGAAGTTACAGACAAAGGGGGAACCATGCGTCTGGGAGCATACAAATGCGTGCTGAAAGAAGGATCTAAAGCAATTGAGGCCTACGGGACAAAAGATATTGAGGAAAGACACCGCCATCGTTATGAATTCAACGGCAAATACACCGAACAATTCGAACAAGCCGGTATGATCACGACAGGAGTTAATCCGGACACGGGATTAACTGAGATCGTGGAAATCCCGACCCATAAATGGTTCGTGGGTACACAGTTCCACCCCGAATACAAGAGTACGGTAACAAACCCGCATCCTCTATTCGTGGCGTTTGTGAAAGCCTGTCTATCATAA
- a CDS encoding RagB/SusD family nutrient uptake outer membrane protein, with the protein MKLKYVIIVLIALLSFSSCNDWLDVVPQGQVQGEDLLTDEKGYNSALDGIYYKLTSETLYGMELSFGMMDVLAQYWDLSTKTKNPYYKQSLFDYEDATSKTRFKAIWSMMYQGITQANYILESLEGNRDKIKYAELIEGEAYALRAFIHMELASMYGPVIRTEADLDKECIAYRTEYNVKAQEFESMRSVLTKAKEDLTKAEELLKNDPIVENKRYGNGNSSMLDYHAVLERRGDRMNLYAVKGLLMRVELALMNKAGARQLAVNLIDECKSTELFTLTDKTDKLYDINMGEEMLLGFYKNDLWEVARDTFGMEKGNAEANFCITPNQYDIYLNELYGRAPDGSGTDNRLRVWFQRPSSGADYYNFQKLYETSHPGTIYLPYYPEVAILKLSEVYYVACETSIGVDNGKALEYLNEVRDSRNLAKLAGPYGNEELMEYLMREMRKDFIGEGRMWPIYKRLYRDFYVRQGVIIAPTEDKYVFPIPDEEYEYSPNTNPKGDK; encoded by the coding sequence ATGAAATTGAAATATGTAATTATCGTGTTGATCGCTCTGTTGTCGTTCTCGTCATGTAACGACTGGCTGGACGTGGTTCCGCAGGGACAAGTGCAGGGCGAAGATTTGCTTACGGACGAGAAGGGATATAATTCTGCCTTGGATGGTATTTATTATAAGTTGACTTCGGAGACACTTTACGGGATGGAATTATCGTTCGGGATGATGGACGTGTTGGCTCAATACTGGGATTTGTCCACGAAGACGAAGAATCCTTATTACAAACAATCGTTGTTTGACTACGAGGATGCAACTTCAAAAACTCGTTTCAAGGCAATTTGGTCCATGATGTACCAGGGGATCACGCAGGCCAATTATATTTTGGAATCTTTGGAAGGGAACCGGGACAAGATCAAGTATGCCGAATTGATAGAGGGAGAGGCGTATGCTTTGAGAGCTTTTATCCACATGGAATTGGCGTCTATGTATGGTCCGGTGATTCGCACGGAGGCCGATTTGGATAAGGAATGTATCGCTTACCGCACGGAGTATAACGTGAAGGCACAGGAATTTGAATCCATGCGTTCCGTGTTGACGAAAGCCAAGGAAGACTTGACAAAGGCAGAAGAATTGTTGAAAAATGATCCGATCGTTGAGAATAAACGTTACGGGAACGGAAATAGTTCTATGCTTGATTATCATGCCGTGTTGGAAAGAAGGGGTGACCGGATGAACCTGTATGCCGTGAAAGGATTGTTGATGCGGGTGGAACTGGCATTGATGAATAAAGCGGGGGCCCGGCAGTTGGCCGTGAACTTGATTGATGAGTGTAAATCCACCGAGTTATTTACCTTGACGGACAAGACGGATAAACTGTATGATATTAACATGGGCGAGGAGATGTTGTTGGGATTCTACAAGAATGACCTGTGGGAAGTGGCCCGAGATACTTTCGGAATGGAAAAAGGGAATGCCGAGGCAAATTTCTGTATTACTCCCAACCAGTATGATATATACCTGAATGAACTTTACGGGCGGGCCCCGGATGGTTCGGGTACGGATAATCGTTTGCGTGTTTGGTTCCAGAGGCCTTCTTCCGGTGCGGATTATTACAATTTCCAGAAACTTTACGAAACCTCGCATCCCGGCACGATATATTTGCCTTACTACCCGGAGGTGGCTATCTTGAAACTGTCCGAAGTGTACTATGTCGCCTGCGAAACATCGATTGGAGTGGATAACGGGAAAGCGTTGGAGTATCTGAACGAGGTAAGGGATTCCCGGAATCTGGCTAAATTGGCAGGTCCATACGGAAATGAGGAATTGATGGAATACTTGATGCGGGAGATGCGAAAAGATTTTATAGGGGAAGGTCGGATGTGGCCTATTTACAAGAGGCTGTACCGGGATTTCTACGTGCGTCAAGGGGTAATTATTGCCCCGACGGAGGACAAGTACGTGTTCCCTATCCCGGATGAAGAATACGAGTATTCCCCCAACACGAACCCCAAAGGAGACAAGTAA
- a CDS encoding DUF4843 domain-containing protein, producing MKKIILYMIMAIAGMIAVSCDKAIDEFDNSTNYIYFDMPFVLDQYGRKTTVREDSLMYSFAMDDPSMTEYTFKIPVNSVGLVTDQDRGFKVVVESGTATGNDWDETSLSKGMIPAGELIDTLRVTVKRTDVLKKEWRTITFRLEQNEHFALGAAELLKAKISFTDILQPPTWWATWERYFGEFSREKYAKWQEIYYLGADPNLEKYGPDTGKQLYWGQMPYYTMSSWYPSTFMFIRKLKQYFIDNEVYPDGDTSKPRITLP from the coding sequence ATGAAAAAGATAATATTATATATGATCATGGCTATTGCCGGCATGATAGCCGTGTCCTGTGATAAGGCGATAGATGAGTTTGATAACTCAACGAATTATATTTATTTCGATATGCCATTCGTTCTGGATCAATACGGGAGAAAGACAACTGTCCGGGAGGATAGCTTGATGTATTCTTTTGCTATGGACGATCCGTCGATGACGGAATACACGTTTAAAATTCCGGTAAATTCTGTTGGTCTGGTGACCGATCAGGACCGGGGTTTTAAAGTGGTTGTTGAATCGGGAACCGCTACTGGAAATGATTGGGATGAAACGTCTTTATCCAAAGGGATGATCCCGGCAGGTGAATTGATTGATACTTTGCGGGTGACCGTGAAACGTACCGATGTCTTGAAAAAAGAGTGGAGAACAATCACCTTTCGTTTGGAACAGAATGAACATTTTGCACTGGGAGCCGCGGAGTTGTTGAAGGCTAAAATATCCTTCACCGATATTTTGCAACCCCCAACTTGGTGGGCTACCTGGGAAAGATATTTTGGTGAATTTTCTCGTGAGAAGTATGCCAAGTGGCAGGAAATCTATTATTTGGGAGCCGATCCCAATTTGGAGAAATACGGTCCGGATACCGGTAAACAGTTATACTGGGGACAAATGCCTTATTACACGATGTCCAGTTGGTACCCTTCAACATTTATGTTTATTCGTAAGTTGAAGCAGTATTTTATTGATAACGAGGTGTACCCGGACGGGGATACTTCCAAACCCAGAATCACTCTTCCTTAA
- a CDS encoding carboxypeptidase-like regulatory domain-containing protein, with the protein MAIIALLIITYPTISLSREISGTVRKYGSHEKLSNIKVIFKGTTNGVTTDYNGSFMIKTTSISDTILVFSYIGYITQELNVAKTKYHVIYMREDDSTKTNYNFLNSLNILYQFLRQEDKEKPIKIPMRPETN; encoded by the coding sequence ATGGCAATCATAGCATTGCTTATTATAACATATCCTACAATTTCTCTGTCACGGGAAATTTCTGGAACAGTACGGAAGTATGGTTCACATGAAAAGTTATCGAACATTAAGGTTATTTTCAAAGGAACAACAAATGGAGTAACTACAGATTACAATGGTTCTTTCATGATAAAAACGACTTCTATCTCAGACACCATATTAGTTTTCAGTTACATTGGTTACATTACACAAGAACTCAATGTTGCTAAAACTAAGTATCATGTTATATATATGCGAGAAGACGATTCTACCAAAACAAACTACAATTTTCTTAATTCTTTAAACATTTTATATCAATTTCTAAGACAAGAAGATAAAGAAAAACCCATAAAAATACCCATGAGACCAGAAACAAATTAA
- a CDS encoding PKD-like family lipoprotein gives MKKNITIYLLLLAAIFFACSEDKGNYDYAPANNLKIKGIPTDTAVQSYEVLKLVPEFERSLLPSEEGLVYSWTIEGEEVATTRDLEYTIPGSLNVGKHDCRYIVTDSKNDMKYFYSFNISVTSPFSWGYYFLCEGANKESILSYFSAKEGTTDCIHVDNIGGYSLGSEPKAIIEQFGNISSLGDYYYTFYVISAKGETPTIITDNGAFMPTGLITNSSFMFEGDSYNPTDGVMMATGTPYFISNEKIYSYNSGLLYRPAQHDKEYKWSHPASYYSYVFVFDELSKKYYVLKNQINDPEQGLVSDSYALDRVIEIKEQPSYEGQTLITQSVGMDADAHVLSLALAESGKINLVSLQYIDFRAAKDEDPEIKEQGILKTSESLSLAGADANTRGILVGQDWYFVVGNKVYTSPVLKPQLADLTTLPDDLGVPVAVAVSSKETHLIIATYDAGSSHENKGSFALVDLTTKEVKVHRNVMGKCVVAKGYDANPWF, from the coding sequence ATGAAAAAGAATATAACGATATATCTACTTTTGCTGGCAGCGATATTTTTCGCTTGTTCGGAAGATAAAGGAAATTACGATTATGCCCCTGCCAATAATTTGAAAATTAAAGGTATTCCCACGGATACCGCCGTGCAGAGTTACGAGGTATTGAAGTTGGTGCCGGAATTTGAGCGTTCCCTGCTCCCGTCGGAAGAGGGACTCGTGTACAGTTGGACGATCGAGGGAGAGGAAGTTGCCACGACCCGAGATTTGGAATATACGATTCCCGGTAGTTTGAACGTGGGTAAACATGATTGTCGTTACATTGTCACGGATTCGAAGAATGACATGAAATATTTCTACTCTTTTAATATTTCCGTGACGTCGCCTTTCTCCTGGGGCTATTATTTCTTGTGTGAGGGGGCGAACAAGGAATCAATTTTGTCCTATTTTTCTGCCAAAGAAGGTACGACGGATTGTATTCACGTGGATAATATCGGGGGATATTCCCTAGGGAGCGAGCCGAAGGCGATCATCGAACAATTCGGTAATATCTCTTCTTTAGGGGATTATTATTACACGTTTTACGTGATCTCCGCCAAGGGGGAGACTCCCACGATTATCACGGATAACGGGGCTTTCATGCCTACCGGGTTGATCACGAATTCCAGTTTTATGTTCGAGGGAGATTCCTATAACCCGACAGATGGCGTGATGATGGCCACGGGTACTCCTTATTTTATCTCGAACGAGAAGATTTATTCCTATAATTCGGGGCTGTTATATCGTCCGGCACAACATGACAAGGAGTATAAGTGGAGTCATCCGGCCTCTTATTATAGCTACGTGTTTGTTTTTGATGAATTGAGCAAGAAGTATTATGTACTGAAGAATCAGATTAACGATCCGGAGCAGGGCTTGGTGTCAGATAGCTACGCGCTGGATCGGGTTATCGAGATCAAGGAGCAACCGAGTTACGAGGGACAGACTCTTATTACACAATCCGTGGGGATGGATGCCGATGCTCATGTCCTGTCGTTGGCTTTGGCTGAATCTGGAAAAATTAATCTGGTTTCACTGCAATATATTGATTTCAGGGCAGCAAAAGATGAAGACCCTGAAATCAAGGAACAGGGTATATTGAAAACTTCCGAATCTCTCTCTTTGGCGGGGGCGGATGCTAATACACGGGGTATTTTGGTCGGACAGGACTGGTATTTCGTGGTAGGTAACAAAGTGTACACTTCTCCGGTTTTGAAACCGCAACTTGCAGATTTGACAACCTTGCCGGATGACTTGGGGGTACCGGTTGCCGTGGCCGTGTCGTCAAAAGAGACGCATTTGATCATCGCTACTTATGATGCCGGCAGCAGTCACGAGAATAAAGGATCGTTCGCTCTTGTAGATCTTACGACGAAAGAAGTTAAAGTGCATCGTAACGTGATGGGAAAATGTGTGGTGGCAAAAGGATATGATGCGAACCCGTGGTTCTAG